In Fibrobacter sp. UWR3, a single window of DNA contains:
- a CDS encoding transketolase: MQDSLVTKAADNVRILSAAMVQKAKSGHPGGAMGAADATTLLFAEFLRYDPDDPEWMGRDRFFMDPGHMSPLLYSELVLTGRLTLDDVKNFRQLGSRTPGHPELDVMLGIENSSGPLGIGHGIALGAAIAERFMVERFGSILEHKTVCLVSDGGLEEEIAYGVGRIAGHLKLSNLIFFYDANQVQLSCKTEDVMSHDFVGQYKAWGFRVIECDGSNIAELRKAFKEAWAEKEKPTLVYGHTTMAKGAVAEDGKSYEGEVSTHGQPLNAAGASTTATVKNLGGNPDDPFQVFDDVKAGFEARANELRKVVAEWKKAKADWDKANAEKSATLNEWLSGKAPVLNLSNLPIKEGVATRVTSGTVLGYLAENFHNIICSSADLSNSDNTQAFLNKTGIFRPNDFKGAFVQVGVAELTMGAIMNGIALQKGLFPICATFFVFSDFMKPAIRMAALMGLPVKYVFTHDSFRVGEDGPTHQPIEHETQIRLLEDLTKENGKAEMLVLRPADAFETLAAWEMAFENNDSPTALILTRQVVNTLPGENRYEAAKACRKGAYIVSDNTASGKNPELTLVANGSDVLLEHQAAELLRAEGKAVRVVSMISPALFLKQDKAYRDQVIVPWTPVFALSSGLPVLFDRVVGGFGKACGLERFGASAPAGVLEKEFGYVPEAVAAKAKEYLAEFAQNVAAFKKVNG, from the coding sequence GTGCAAGACTCCCTAGTTACAAAAGCAGCTGACAACGTCCGAATTCTCTCTGCCGCGATGGTGCAGAAGGCGAAGTCCGGGCATCCGGGTGGTGCGATGGGCGCCGCCGACGCCACGACGCTTTTGTTTGCGGAATTCTTGCGCTACGACCCGGACGATCCGGAATGGATGGGCCGCGACCGCTTCTTTATGGACCCGGGCCACATGAGCCCGCTCCTGTACTCCGAGCTCGTGCTCACCGGTCGCCTCACGCTCGACGACGTGAAGAACTTCCGCCAGCTCGGCAGCCGCACTCCTGGCCACCCCGAACTCGACGTGATGCTCGGCATCGAAAACTCCTCGGGCCCGCTCGGCATCGGCCACGGCATCGCCCTTGGCGCCGCCATCGCCGAACGCTTCATGGTGGAACGCTTCGGTTCCATCCTCGAGCACAAGACTGTCTGCCTTGTTTCTGACGGCGGCCTCGAAGAAGAAATTGCCTACGGCGTGGGCCGCATCGCGGGCCACCTCAAGCTTTCGAACCTCATCTTCTTCTACGACGCGAACCAGGTGCAGCTCAGTTGCAAGACCGAAGACGTGATGAGCCACGACTTCGTCGGCCAGTACAAGGCATGGGGTTTCCGCGTTATCGAATGCGATGGTTCCAACATTGCCGAACTGCGCAAGGCCTTCAAGGAAGCTTGGGCCGAGAAGGAAAAGCCGACGCTCGTGTACGGCCACACCACGATGGCGAAGGGCGCCGTTGCCGAAGATGGCAAGAGCTACGAAGGTGAAGTTTCTACGCACGGGCAGCCGCTCAACGCTGCCGGTGCTTCCACAACCGCTACGGTCAAGAACCTCGGCGGTAACCCGGACGACCCGTTCCAGGTGTTCGACGACGTGAAGGCGGGCTTCGAGGCTCGTGCGAACGAACTCCGCAAGGTTGTTGCCGAATGGAAGAAGGCCAAGGCTGACTGGGACAAGGCGAATGCCGAGAAGTCCGCGACCCTCAATGAATGGCTCTCCGGCAAGGCTCCGGTGCTCAACCTTTCGAACCTCCCCATCAAGGAAGGTGTCGCTACCCGCGTTACGAGCGGTACGGTGCTCGGCTACCTCGCCGAGAACTTCCACAACATCATTTGCAGTTCCGCCGACCTTTCGAACTCCGACAACACGCAGGCGTTCCTCAACAAGACGGGCATCTTCCGCCCGAACGACTTCAAGGGCGCGTTCGTGCAGGTGGGCGTTGCAGAACTCACGATGGGCGCCATCATGAACGGTATCGCGTTGCAGAAGGGCCTGTTCCCGATTTGCGCCACGTTCTTCGTGTTCAGCGACTTCATGAAGCCCGCTATCCGCATGGCCGCCCTCATGGGCCTCCCGGTCAAGTACGTGTTCACGCACGACAGCTTCCGCGTGGGCGAAGACGGCCCGACGCACCAGCCCATCGAACACGAGACGCAGATCCGCCTGCTCGAAGACCTCACGAAGGAAAACGGCAAGGCCGAAATGCTCGTGCTCCGTCCGGCAGACGCTTTCGAGACTCTCGCCGCCTGGGAAATGGCTTTCGAGAACAACGACAGCCCGACGGCTCTTATCCTTACCCGCCAGGTGGTGAACACGCTCCCCGGCGAAAACCGCTACGAAGCCGCGAAGGCTTGCCGCAAGGGCGCCTACATCGTGAGCGACAATACCGCCTCCGGCAAGAACCCGGAACTTACTTTGGTTGCAAACGGCAGTGACGTTCTCCTGGAACACCAGGCCGCCGAACTCCTCCGCGCCGAAGGCAAGGCCGTGCGCGTCGTCTCCATGATTAGCCCGGCCCTCTTCCTCAAGCAGGACAAGGCATACCGCGACCAGGTGATTGTGCCGTGGACTCCGGTGTTTGCGCTTTCCAGCGGCCTCCCGGTTCTCTTCGACCGCGTGGTTGGCGGCTTTGGCAAGGCCTGCGGCCTGGAACGCTTCGGCGCTTCCGCTCCGGCTGGCGTGCTCGAGAAGGAATTCGGCTATGTGCCCGAGGCAGTCGCCGCGAAGGCCAAGGAATACCTCGCCGAGTTCGCACAGAACGTCGCCGCCTTCAAGAAGGTGAATGGGTAG